The following is a genomic window from Chryseobacterium ginsenosidimutans.
GTTGTGAAGTAATTTGGAGGTATTTAAAGTAATATGTGACATATTATTTTTTTAATCGCATTTCAAGATATTTACTGGCAAACCCCAGTTTTTTGTATAAATGTATTGCCGGATTTTCCGGTTCACAATGAAGGGCAATATCTCCCTGTGAAGAATCAATAGCTTGTTGCATAAGGTTTTTACCTATTCCTTTACCACGCACATTTTTATCGGTAGCAATATAAACGAGTATGTTTTCAGGAATATATCCGCCCATTCCGGTTTTATTAATGACAACCGCACCCACCAGTTGATCGGTCCTTTCATCTCTTGCTGTAATGATAATACCTCCCGGTTTGTTTTCAAATCCTAAGGCATAGTTTACGGCATTAGCAATATCGTCTTCCGAATCGCCATATTGTTCCAAATGTTCGAAAAGAAATTGAACAATTTCCTTTTTCTGATTGGTATTCGTTCTATTTTCATCTGAATATTTTTGTAGTGTTATCATAAGTTTTGTGCTATCCCGGACATGGCATTGTAATATCAAAACCAACGTTGTCGTCTGAATTGTTATTACTTTTTGTTCTCCTGTTTTTAAGAAAAAATAAAGGAATATCGGTATGGTTAATAATCTGTTTGAAAAAATTTTCTAAGAAAAAAGATTTCCAGCCATCTTCATCTTTATAATTAAGAATAATAATATCTGCATTGTCATCCTGAGACAATTTTGAAATCTGAGTTGCTTTGTCACGAGTCAATAAAAACCGTGAGTCATATTCTTGTGCCTTTATCGAAAGACTTGTTCTTACACTTTGGTAAGCTTCTTTAATTTTAAATAAATCTTCTTCAGTACTTATCCCCAGAAGACTTATAACTCCTTTGTTTTTCTTAGCGATTGCCACCGAAAGATCAATCTTATCTGCTAAATCTTCCAAAACTCTTACAGGAACCAGTATTTTTTCAAATGAATATTTACTGCAATTTTCCGGTACTAATAAAACTGAACAATCTGCTCCTGTCAAAATCTGATAAGATAATGAACCTAAAATTAATTGGGCAAAGTTTTGTTTTCCTGAGGTTCCACAAATAACAAGATCTACCGATTCGGAATCAATAACAGTATTAATCCCATGAATCAGGGTATCGTTTTTAATTATTATTTTAAATTCCGGAACAGGATATTCTTCCTTTAAAGATGTTTCAAGCTTTTTTAATGCCTGATCTGCTTTATTATAATTTTCATTAATTGTTTCGGCACCGATTACCTGTTTACCGGTTCGGTCGATCACCGAATGATTGGTAATATTATGAAATAATATAATTTTTGCTTTGTGGCGCGTGCCCATATGTGCAGCCATTTTAACTGCATTAAGCGATTTCTCGGTAAAATCGACGCCTACTAAAATTGTACTGATTAAATTTTGCATCTGGTTAATGAATATTTATTCAAGGTTCATATACCAAATTTAAAAAGAAGGGATTTTAATGTATGTTAAGAATGAATTCAATTATGGTATATTTTATCTTTTTATAAGATTGATAATAGTGAACTCATTAGAAAAAGATAAAAATGACCGTAATAATGAAATGTAGATTCTATAATCAGAAATTATTGAAATTCAAAACCTCTCAGGTAATGAGAGGTTTAAAATATATTTTATGATTGCTGTATTATTAATTGATATTGTTCCTGAAAAAATAGTAAATTTTACTTTTTCTCAGCAGTAATCAAATGTTCGATTTTCAAGAGTACGTCATCTATATCAAAAGGTTTGGCGATAAATTCATCCGCCTTGCATGATTGTATAACATTTTCTGCTTTAGCGTGAGCGCTGATAATCATTACAGGTATATGAGAAGTATTCGTTTCTTTTTTAAGCTGATTGCAAAGATCTGTGCCGGATCCGTCTGGGAGCATTACATCCAAGATAAAAATATCAGGAACTAAAGATTGGTCTCTTTTATTAAATGCCTCAACGGTGGAGAAAGAACGTACGTCATAATTTTCGAATGACAGAAGTAATTGTAGTGCATCTCTTATTCCTGTTTCGTCTTCTACTATAAAAATTGTTTTCATACCGTTACTTGGCAAAAACAAAGCCAAATTATGATGATTACTAAGTCTTCAATAATAAAGAAAAACTACTGCTGAATCCAACAAAACAACACGTATTTAAAGGAAGGTATTTTTCCGATACCTTACACTGAATAGTCTTTCAAATAGCAATTAATTAGCTTATATGATTTTGGTCATAGCAAGTAAAAGTATGTATTAGGTACATTGTATTTACTTAAACCAAATTACAAGCATATGAAGAACTTATTATGTTTCAGTCATTTATCCTGGAACTTTGTTTTCCAGAGACCTCAACACCTAATGACAAGATTTTCAAAACACTATCAGATTTTTTATTTTGAAGAACCGAAGATCGGTGATGCTGATATGTACATTGTCAATATTCAGGATGGTGTTTACATTGTAGAATTGTCAATCAAAAGATATGATGAAAGTGCTAATGAAAGAATTCGGAATTTGATAACAGGAGTATTGGAAGAATATGATATTGACAATTACAGCAGTTGGTATTATACTCCTATGGCACTTCAATTTACTAATCATCTTAAGCCTGATACGATCATTTATGATTCTATGGATGAGCTTTCTGCTTTTAGATTTGCGCCTCCGCAACTTTTGCAGATGGAAAATGAACTTTTCAGGAAAGCTGATGTTGTATTTACAGGGGGAAATTCTCTTTATGAGGCTAAGAAAAGCAAACATCATAATATTCATGCCATGCCAAGCAGTATAGATAAGGCTCACTTCGGAAAGGCCAGGATGATTCAGCAGGACCCTAAAGACCAAGAATCTATTGGATTTCCAAGGCTGGGATTTTTCGGAGTTGTTGACGAAAGGTTTGATATTGAACTTCTTCGGGAAGTTTCTACCAGACGTCCGGATTGGCAATTTGTAATCATTGGCCCTGTTGTGAAAATCAGTCCGGATGATTTGCCCAAAGCTCCAAATATCCATTATTTAGGATCAAAAAAGTATGCCGAATTACCTCAATACATCGCCCATTGGGATATCGCAATGATTTTATTTGCTTTAAATGAATCAACAGAATTTATCAGCCCGACTAAAACTCCTGAGTATCTGGCGGCAGGAAAACCCGTTATATCTACAGCAATAAAAGATGTCGTGCAGCCTTATGGATATGCCGGTTTGGTACATATTATCGATAATGCTGACTCATTTATTTCGGCAGCAGAAAAAATATTTGCCGATACAGAAACCGATCAATGGCTGAAAAATGTAGACCATTTTCTCGAAGATAATTCTTGGGATCATACGTTCCGAAGAATGAATGCACTTATCAATCAGGTAAAAGTGCCTCGTGAAAATAATATTAATACAAAAAAGCACATCAACCATGTATGATTTTTTGATAGTGGGCTGCGGTTTTGCCGGAGCCGTTCTGGCGGAGCGTCTTTCCAATGAAGGTAAAAAAATATTAATTGTTGATAAACGTAATCATATTGCAGGAAATGCTTTTGATTATTATAATGAAGACGGAATTCTGATTCATAAATATGGTCCCCATATATTTCATACCAATTCTGAAGATGTTTTCAGATATCTGACACAGTTTACAGAATGGCGGCCGTATGAACACCGGGTTTTGGGAAGCGTGGACGGCTTACTTGTTCCTATCCCGATTAATTTAACAACCATTAATTCGTTGTATGGTAAAAATCTGACATCGGATGAGGTCACAGATTTCTTAGCATCAAAAGCTGAAAAGAGAAATCCGATTCTCACCTCTGAAGATGTCGTTTTAAATGTTGTAGGAAAAGAACTCTATGAAAAATTTTTCAAAGGCTATACAAAAAAACAATGGGCTCTTGATCCTTCGGAACTGGATGCTTCCGTGACTGCCCGCGTTCCGACAAGAACCAACACAGATGACCGCTATTTTACGGATACTTTTCAGGCGATGCCCAAAAACGGGTATACTGAAATGTTTAAAAAAATGCTGTCTCACAAAAATATCTCCATTATGCTCCAGACGGATTATAAAGATATTATTGATGTTATTCCGTTTAAGTCACTAATTTATACAGGTCCTATTGATGCATATTTTGATTATTGTTACGGAAAATTACCTTACCGTTCCATTGATTTTAAATTTGAAACTTTGAATCAGGAAAATTATCAGCCAACCGGAACTGTTAATTATCCGACCTCAAATTTATATACAAGAATTACAGAATTTAAACATTTGACAGGGCAGAAAAGTGAAAAAACTACTATAGTGTACGAATATCCCACCGAGGAAGGCGATCCGTACTATCCAATTCCTAGAAAACAAAATCAGGAAGTTTATAATCAGTACAAAAAGCTTTCAGAAGAACATCCCGATGTCTTTTTCACCGGGCGTTTGGGAACGTATAAATATTATAATATGGATCAGGTAGTGGCACAATCGTTGGCCCTTTTCCGAAAGATAAAAAGCAGGGAAGAAAATGTTTAGCAATGATTTTTTATTTTCAGACATCAATCCGTTCAAAAGTTTCCTGATGGGTGGTTTTGAGTGTGCGGATCAGGAAAATGCCTTTGGCAACAGGGTAGATTTGTATAAAGCGTCAGGCCACGACCGTTATCTGGAAGAGGATTATGACCGTTTACATTCAATAAGCGTTAAAACGGTACGTGAAGGAATAAGATGGAGTGCAGTTGAAACAAGTCCTTATCAATATAATTGGGAAGAAGTGGAGCGCATCATCGAAGTTTCCCACCTCAAAAATATTCAGGTGGTTTGGGATATCTGTCATTTTGGTTTTCCTGCCGATCTCACTCCTCTTCATCCTATGTTTGCCAGAAGATTCAGTCATTTGTGTCGAGAATTTGTGATGAAGTACAGAAGTTTGGTTCCTGAAGGAGATTTAATTGTAACGCCAATCAATGAAGTCAGTTTTATATCCTGGTTGGGCGGAGATGTTAGGGGAGCTTCGCCTTATTGTGTAGGGCAGGGCTGGGAGGTAAAATATGCTTTGATGAAAGCCTATATCGAAGGTATTGAGATGATGAAAGAGGTTGATCCTTCTTTAAGAATTTTAATTACCGAACCACTTGTAAGTATCGTTTCGGGCGATGCAGATAATCCGGAATCAGTTTTATCTGCTGAAAATAAGCATTTTGAGCAATTTCAGGTTCATGATATTCTTTGTGGAGCGATGTGTCCCGAGCTCAGAGGAAAACCAGAGTATCTGGATATTATTGGTGTCAATTATTATCATCACAATCAATGGATTAATGAAACCCATGAATATCTTTCGTGGGAGGAAGAGCCACCTCATCCGTTATTTCGCTCACTGCATTTTTTAATTGAAACCGTTTTTATCAGATATGGCAGGCCCATTCTTATTGCAGAGACCAGTTATCCTGGGGAAAACCGTGCAAAATGGATTTATTTCATTGCCAACGAATGTTTTTCAATGATGAAATCCGGGCTTCCTCTTTTAGGATGCTGCTATTACCCGATAATAGACCGGCCGGATTGGGATGATTTAGACAATTGGCATCACAGCGGCTTGTGGGATGTATTTGATCCGATCTCTTTGAAGCGGGAAGCAGATGTGGAGAGCATCAATGCGATAATTCAGGTCGGGAAACAATTGGATAGACTTTCGTGTATTGATTTTAAGATGAGTTTGTAAACACTGTATATAAAAAGGCCTTCATTTATTAATGAAGGCTTTGTCAAAATACTATAAAAATCCCTGCTGTAAAAGATTTTGGATATACTAAATTACTTCTTAATTTACCGCTGTTTTATGCTTCCAATCATCTTCTTTTTTTATTCGGATCTTAAAATATTTTCACAAAAATCATTAACAATATTATTTTTGTACCTTCAATTAGCTATATTTAAACAGGAGTAAACTGAAAATGTGAATTTTCATCTTCTTGTTCTTAAACCCTCTGAATAAAAGCAAAATGGATAAATATTTAGAAACATTTGAAACTTGGAATAAAGTGGCAAAATTATATGAAGAAAAATTTATGTATTTAGATTTGTATAATGATACTTATGACAAGTTTTGTGAAATAATGGTGAAAAAAAATGCTACAATATTGGAAGTCGGTTGTGGACCAGGAAATATAACAAAATATTTATTGGATAAGAGACCGGATTTTGAAATTCTAGCAACAGATATTTCACCAAATATGATTGAGCTGGCAAAAATAAACTGCCCAAATGCAACATTTCAAATCATTGACAGCAGGGAAATTGAAAACATAAAGAAAAAATTTGATGCAATTGTTTGTGGATTTTGTTTGCCTTATTTATCCGAATTAGATGTTGAAAAGTTCATAATCGATTGTAAAAATTTATTAAATGAAAATGGAATACTATATTTAAGTTTTGTGGAAGGTGAAAAAGATAAATCAGGATATATAAAAGGTAGTAGTGGTGACCAGACTTATTTTTATTATCACAATTTAGAAAACT
Proteins encoded in this region:
- a CDS encoding GNAT family N-acetyltransferase is translated as MITLQKYSDENRTNTNQKKEIVQFLFEHLEQYGDSEDDIANAVNYALGFENKPGGIIITARDERTDQLVGAVVINKTGMGGYIPENILVYIATDKNVRGKGIGKNLMQQAIDSSQGDIALHCEPENPAIHLYKKLGFASKYLEMRLKK
- a CDS encoding universal stress protein, with protein sequence MQNLISTILVGVDFTEKSLNAVKMAAHMGTRHKAKIILFHNITNHSVIDRTGKQVIGAETINENYNKADQALKKLETSLKEEYPVPEFKIIIKNDTLIHGINTVIDSESVDLVICGTSGKQNFAQLILGSLSYQILTGADCSVLLVPENCSKYSFEKILVPVRVLEDLADKIDLSVAIAKKNKGVISLLGISTEEDLFKIKEAYQSVRTSLSIKAQEYDSRFLLTRDKATQISKLSQDDNADIIILNYKDEDGWKSFFLENFFKQIINHTDIPLFFLKNRRTKSNNNSDDNVGFDITMPCPG
- a CDS encoding response regulator transcription factor, which codes for MKTIFIVEDETGIRDALQLLLSFENYDVRSFSTVEAFNKRDQSLVPDIFILDVMLPDGSGTDLCNQLKKETNTSHIPVMIISAHAKAENVIQSCKADEFIAKPFDIDDVLLKIEHLITAEKK
- a CDS encoding glycosyltransferase family 1 protein, with amino-acid sequence MKNLLCFSHLSWNFVFQRPQHLMTRFSKHYQIFYFEEPKIGDADMYIVNIQDGVYIVELSIKRYDESANERIRNLITGVLEEYDIDNYSSWYYTPMALQFTNHLKPDTIIYDSMDELSAFRFAPPQLLQMENELFRKADVVFTGGNSLYEAKKSKHHNIHAMPSSIDKAHFGKARMIQQDPKDQESIGFPRLGFFGVVDERFDIELLREVSTRRPDWQFVIIGPVVKISPDDLPKAPNIHYLGSKKYAELPQYIAHWDIAMILFALNESTEFISPTKTPEYLAAGKPVISTAIKDVVQPYGYAGLVHIIDNADSFISAAEKIFADTETDQWLKNVDHFLEDNSWDHTFRRMNALINQVKVPRENNINTKKHINHV
- the glf gene encoding UDP-galactopyranose mutase, which encodes MKIILIQKSTSTMYDFLIVGCGFAGAVLAERLSNEGKKILIVDKRNHIAGNAFDYYNEDGILIHKYGPHIFHTNSEDVFRYLTQFTEWRPYEHRVLGSVDGLLVPIPINLTTINSLYGKNLTSDEVTDFLASKAEKRNPILTSEDVVLNVVGKELYEKFFKGYTKKQWALDPSELDASVTARVPTRTNTDDRYFTDTFQAMPKNGYTEMFKKMLSHKNISIMLQTDYKDIIDVIPFKSLIYTGPIDAYFDYCYGKLPYRSIDFKFETLNQENYQPTGTVNYPTSNLYTRITEFKHLTGQKSEKTTIVYEYPTEEGDPYYPIPRKQNQEVYNQYKKLSEEHPDVFFTGRLGTYKYYNMDQVVAQSLALFRKIKSREENV
- a CDS encoding class I SAM-dependent methyltransferase, yielding MDKYLETFETWNKVAKLYEEKFMYLDLYNDTYDKFCEIMVKKNATILEVGCGPGNITKYLLDKRPDFEILATDISPNMIELAKINCPNATFQIIDSREIENIKKKFDAIVCGFCLPYLSELDVEKFIIDCKNLLNENGILYLSFVEGEKDKSGYIKGSSGDQTYFYYHNLENLISQLNLNNFEKQDVIRKSYEKNDKAEEIHTIILTENNRTNHNS